One window of Ziziphus jujuba cultivar Dongzao chromosome 5, ASM3175591v1 genomic DNA carries:
- the LOC107420052 gene encoding uncharacterized protein LOC107420052: MEGMEGDRSGGSRYTLRPSRISNEDILFCIDVDPESLVEMKISGPNGRPLTRLDSIKQSILLFINAKLTINPEHRFAFATLDKSASWLRKEFSSEVESAIAAFRGLSTTSSGGHADLTALFRVAAHEAKKSRAQNRIFRVILFYCRSSIRPQHQWPVNQKLFTLDVVYLHDKPAPDNCPQVVYDALVDALEHVSEYEGYILESGQGLARVLFRFTYILLSHPQQRCAQDHLDIPKSLTKKATSSDSMPEDSITVSSQ, encoded by the exons atggagggAATGGAGGGAGATAGGTCAGGAGGGAGCAGGTACACGCTAAGACCATCACGGATAAGCAACGAGGACATACTGTTTTGCATAGATGTAGATCCAGAATCCCTTGTCGAAATGAAAATCTCCGGCCCAAATGGCCGACCTCTCACCCGCTTGGACTCCATCAAACAGTCCATCCTTCTCTTCATCAACGCCAAGCTCACCATCAACCCCGAACACCGTTTTGCCTTTGCCACTCTCGATAAATCCGCTTCCTGG cTTCGAAAAGAGTTCAGCAGTGAAGTTGAGTCTGCAATTGCAGCATTTCGAGGGCTCTCAACTACTTCATCTGGTGGCCATGCAGATCTTACTGCTCTCTTCCGTGTAGCAGCTCATGAGGCAAAGAAGTCCCGTGCTCAGAATCGGATTTTCAGAGTG ATTCTTTTCTACTGTAGATCATCCATACGACCACAACATCAATGGCCTGTAAACCAGAAGCTCTTCACTCTTGATGTTGTTTATCTCCATGACAAGCCTGCACCTGACAACTGCCCCCAGGTGGTGTATGATGCGCTTGTAGATGCACTAGAACATGTTAGTGAATACGAGGGCTATATCTTGGAGAGTGGTCAAGGGCTAGCACGTGTTCTGTTTCGTTTTACGTATATACTGCTATCACACCCCCAGCAGCGCTGTGCACAAGACCATTTGGACATACCCAAGTCTCTTACTAAAAAGGCAACTTCATCAGACTCAATGCCTGAAGATAGTATTACTGTATCCAGCCAATGA
- the LOC107420135 gene encoding vacuolar-processing enzyme: MIRFLTAIHFFWFLSLSGLVAGSRDVPGDHLRLPSEASKFFRRGGGADDQVDDNEGTRWAVLIAGSNGYWNYRHQSDVCHAYQLLRKGGLKDENIIVFMYDDIAFNEENPRPGVIINSPHGDDVYKGVPKDYTGEDVTVENFYAAILGNRSALTGGSGKVLDSGPNDHIFIYYTDHGGPGVLGMPTGPYIYANDLIEVLKKKHASGTYKSLVFYLEACESGSIFEGLLPENLNIYATTASNAEESSWGTYCPGENPSPPPEFETCLGDLYSVAWMEDSDIHNLRTETLHQQYELVKRRTSNDNNVYGSHVMQYGDIGLSKSNLFVYLGTNPENDNFTFVDDNSLRPPTKAVNQRDADIVHFWDKFRKAPEGSQRKVDAQKEVVEVMSHRMHIDNSVKLIGKLLFGIEKGPYVLNTVRPAGLPLVEDWDCLKTVVRTFETHCGSLSQYGMKHMRSFANICNAGIRKEQMAEASAQACTSVPYGRWSSLRKGFSA; encoded by the exons ATGATTCGGTTCCTAACCGCCATCCACTTTTTCTGGTTCCTTTCACTTTCCGGCCTGGTAGCCGGTAGCCGGGACGTCCCCGGAGACCATCTGCGTTTACCGTCGGAAGCTTCAAAATTCTTCCGAAGAGGTGGTGGGGCCGATGATCAGGTTGATGACAACGAGGGAACGAGATGGGCGGTCCTTATTGCTGGCTCTAATGGCTACTGGAATTACAGACATCAG TCTGATGTTTGTCATGCCTATCAACTCTTGAGGAAAGGTGGTTTGAAGGATGAAAACATTATCGTCTTCATGTATGATGATATAGCTTTCAATGAAGAGAACCCTAGGCCTGGAGTTATCATTAACAGCCCACATGGCGATGATGTTTATAAAGGAGTTCCAAAG GATTATACCGGAGAAGATGTTACAGTTGAGAACTTTTATGCTGCTATCCTTGGAAATAGATCTGCCCTTACAGGTGGTAGTGGGAAGGTTTTGGATAGTGGTCCCAATGATCATATTTTCATCTACTATACTGATCATGGTGGTCCGGGAGTTCTTG GGATGCCTACTGGGCCTTACATCTACGCTAATGATCTGATAGAGGTCTTAAAGAAGAAACACGCATCAGGGACCTATAAAAGCTTG GTATTTTATCTTGAAGCATGTGAATCTGGAAGTATCTTTGAGGGTCTTCTTCCTGAAAACTTGAATATCTATGCAACCACAGCATCAAATGCAGAAGAAAGCAGTTGGGGAACTTATTGCCCTGGAGAGAATCCGAGTCCTCCACCAGAATTTGAAACCTGTTTGGGTGACTTGTATAGTGTTGCATGGATGGAGGATAG TGACATACACAATTTGCGCACAGAAACTTTGCATCAGCAGTATGAATTG GTTAAGAGGAGAACGTCCAATGACAACAATGTTTATGGCTCCCATGTCATGCAATATGGTGATATAGGACTTAGCAAAAGCAACCTCTTTGTGTATTTGGGTACGAATCCTGAAAATGATAACTTCACTTTTGTGGACGATAACTCACTGAGGCCACCTACAAAAGCTGTCAACCAACGTGATGCTGATATTGTCCATTTCTGGGATAAG TTCCGCAAGGCCCCTGAAGGTTCACAGAGGAAGGTAGACGCTCAGAAGGAGGTTGTTGAAGTAATGTCGCATAGAATGCACATAGATAATAGTGTGAAACTTATTGGGAAACTCTTGTTCGGAATTGAGAAAGGTCCATATGTGCTTAACACCGTTCGTCCTGCTGGGCTACCACTTGTAGAAGATTGGGATTGCCTTAAGACAGTG GTGAGAACTTTCGAGACACACTGTGGATCCCTTTCCCAATACGGGATGAAACACATGCGATCCTTTGCAAACATATGCAATGCTGGAATTAGGAAGGAGCAGATGGCTGAGGCATCGGCGCAAGCTTGCACTAGTGTTCCTTATGGGCGTTGGAGCTCTCTGCGCAAGGGCTTCAGTGCATGA
- the LOC107420098 gene encoding probable protein phosphatase 2C 72 has product MGICISLASSQIHKVEDSHENAIFFQQNKNDSNGTQRLSSVYSKEGSKGLNQDAAILYQGYGMEDGAFCGVFDGHGKNGHIVSEMVRNRLPLLLLNQNNAGSKIHGVLEEEYEFQNPIKNIIGRESEAAGVPIPDNFRNWREEITSAFKVMDKEIKLQENLDCACSGTTAVVVIRQVEDIAIANLGDSRAVLGTSTENGITAIQLTTDLKPGLPGEADRIGTCNGRVLALKHEPHIQRVWLPHEDIPGLAMSRAFGDFLLKDHGIIAIPEISYHRLTSKDQFIVLATDGVWDVLSNNEVASIVWEANSEEAAARLVVEAATAKWRKKFPASKIDDCTVVCLFLQKNKKH; this is encoded by the exons ATGGGAATCTGCATATCCCTTGCATCTTCTCAGATTCACAAGGTTGAGGATAGCCACGAGAATGCAATATTCTTTCAACAGAACAAAAATGATTCTAATGGAACTCAGAGACTTAGTTCTGTTTATTCAAAAGAAGGAAGCAAAGGTCTAAACCAAGATGCTGCAATTCTATACCAG gGCTATGGAATGGAAGATGGAGCTTTTTGTGGAGTGTTTGATGGGCATGGAAAGAATGGTCACATAGTGAGTGAGATGGTGAGAAACCGACTTCCATTGCTCTTGCTAAACCAAAATAATGCTGGCTCTAAGATTCATGGTGTATTAGAAGAAGAATATGAATTCCAAAATCCCATTAAGAATATTATTGGAAGGGAAAGTGAAGCAGCAGGGGTACCAATCCCTGACAACTTTCGAAATTGGAGAGAAGAAATTACAAGCGCTTTCAAAGTGATGGACAAGGAAATTAAGCTTCAAGAGAATCTGGATTGTGCTTGCAGTGGAACCACGGCTGTTGTTGTCATAAGACAG GTTGAAGATATTGCCATAGCTAATCTTGGTGATTCAAGAGCGGTGTTAGGGACATCAACAGAGAATGGAATCACAGCAATTCAACTAACCACTGATTTAAAGCCTGGATTGCCAG GAGAAGCCGATAGAATAGGGACATGTAATGGTCGAGTACTTGCATTAAAGCACGAACCACACATACAGAGAGTGTGGCTGCCTCATGAGGACATTCCAGGCCTAGCCATGTCTCGAGCTTTTGGAGACTTTCTACTCAAAGATCATGGTATAATTGCCATTCCTGAAATCTCCTATCACCGTCTAACTTCCAAAGACCAATTTATCGTTCTTGCAACTGATGGG GTCTGGGATGTGCTGAGTAACAATGAAGTAGCATCAATTGTGTGGGAAGCGAATAGTGAGGAGGCAGCTGCAAGATTGGTTGTTGAAGCTGCTACAGCCAAATGGAGAAAGAAGTTTCCTGCTTCTAAGATCGATGACTGTACCGTTGTTTGTCTCTTTctgcaaaagaataaaaagcatTAG